The Maylandia zebra isolate NMK-2024a linkage group LG7, Mzebra_GT3a, whole genome shotgun sequence genome contains a region encoding:
- the LOC101480453 gene encoding uncharacterized protein LOC101480453 isoform X1: MLSYNATIAQLPGRLPQMMKGLEDEKKAAVSAENEKSRQCRELCEKVLNLEKDLLHMRSALDRGSIDQSTERAPGSLNRTLPEKQKVDTEMLELREALKEAETKAKILEEERNKALQQLQASIEMQRTLLSQIEETHKKLSHTAQDHSELQKELSEANNKISQACLEKAILSTQVLKLEDNIKEIKSKLTEALCDKDHLIQEKTNLLHRVQVLEMQTHNKQQQKDVVVKEDSKALREENEKIRGELEMIKKRLEISHHELQELTDEKIINTKQVTDLEVQCSQLIREKEELQSEIKGRREEMQEKCCEHRESVEVLELENQKLRNQCLRLEGEVFEKEKREEEYRKQDVVKVQTIEELKAVASHWTEKWQKVALTLQSTQEELEELKKNSRNKGGCDSLLRDELEKLELERSRSQARLHRDKDEGKGEGGQIPDKGTETCLSESSLLWDSESHPNKFLQVSIQSSEVQRLKQKLADKENELSEKEHALKTLERLREMEKNEAKIKISALELKLMKKLPEDGQDQGSILTDIFIRDSEEIPGKVNQILPSSKLQTQRQFYEVEDGKPSVQGQRGKTVCPLNVDTEQQRRLVTEQLKSLFKEREGKEAQQGDSNGASSPQDWTPTVKLVRAAVDRRNWQQASGLMPVFEEDEEEISGCPAEEEEEEGEAGEETHDESLLDQKQQISAMTAEINNLKAKNDSLLQALRSKRSIWDRSPPKKLSDKSSQCSDEYGPEWKRTLPLYPDGIFLAELVHICSPDEEEGEVK, translated from the exons ATGCTGAGCTACAACGCAACTATTGCACAGCTGCCTGGCAGG CTACCACAAATGATGAAGGGCCTCGAGGATGAGAAGAAGGCTGCTGTAtcagctgaaaatgaaaaaagcagaCAGTGCAGAGAACTCTGTGAAAA GGTCTTAAATCTGGAGAAGGATTTGTTACATATGAGGTCTGCTCTGGACAGAGGAAGCATCGATCAATCAACCGAGAGAGCTCCGGGCTCGCTCAACAGAACATTACCA GAGAAGCAGAAAGTTGACACAGAGATGCTGGAGTTGAGAGAGGCTCTGAAAGAGGCTGAGACTAAGGCAAAGATACTAGAAGAAGAGCGTAACAAGGCACTCCAACAGCTTCAAGCGTCTATTGAG ATGCAGAGGACGCTGTTGAGTCAAATAGAGGAGACGCACAAGAAGCTCAGCCACACTGCACAGGATCATTCTGAACTGCAGAAAGAGCTGAGCGAAGCCAACAACAAGATCAGCCAAGCATGCCTG GAAAAAGCCATCTTATCAACTCAAGTGTTGAAGTTGGAGGAcaatataaaagaaataaagtcCAAACTGACTGAGGCTCTGTGTGACAAAGATCACCTGATACAG GAGAAGACAAATCTTCTCCACAGGGTTCAAGTCCTGGAGATGCAGACTCacaacaaacagcagcagaaagatGTTGTGGTGAAGGAAGACTCAAAGGCTCTCAGAGAG gaaaatgaaaaaataagagGAGAGCTTGAAATGATCAAGAAGAGGCTGGAGATATCACACCACGAGCTACAGGAGCTGACAGATGAGAAAATCATAAACACCAAACAGGTCACCGATCTGGAGGTGCAGTGCTCTCAGCTGATCAGAGAAAAAGAGGAACTGCAGAGTGAAATTAAAGGCAGACGAGAAGAAATGCAGGAAAAGTGCTGTGAGCACAG GGAATCTGTGGAAGTCTTGGAACTAGAAAACCAGAAACTGAGGAATCAGTGTCTGCGTTTGGAGGGTGAGGTGTTTGAGAAGGAAAAGCGGGAGGAAGAGTATCGCAAACAAGATGTGGTAAAGGTCCAGACCATCGAGGAACTGAAGGCTGTGGCCTCACATTGGACAGAGAAATGGCAAAAAGTGGCTTTGACCCTGCAGTCTACACAAGAGGAGTTAGAGGAGTTAAAGAAGAACTCAAGAAATAAA ggAGGATGTGACTCACTGCTCAGGGATGAGCTTGAAAAGCTGGAGCTGGAAAGGAGCAGGAGCCAGGCACGTCTTCATAGAGATAAGGACGAAGGTAAAG GTGAAGGGGGCCAGATTCCAGACAAAGGGACAGAGACATG CTTATCAGAATCCTCTTTGTTATGGGACTCTGAGAGCCACCCAAACAAATTCCTTCAG GTCAGCATCCAAAGCAGTGAGGTTCAaaggctgaagcaaaaacttgcAGACAAAGAGAATGAACTGAGCGAAAA AGAACATGCTTTAAAGACTCTAGAAAGGCtgagagagatggaaaaaaatgaGGCTAAAATCAAGATTTCTGCCCTGGAGCTCAAG CTCATGAAAAAGCTTCCTGAAGATGGCCAAGATCAGGGAAGCATTCTAACAGACATCTTCATTCGTGACTCAGAGG agattccAGGGAAGGTGAACCAAATCCTCCCAAGCTCGAAGCTTCAAACCCAGAGGCAGTTTTATGAG GTTGAAGATGGGAAACCTTCTGTCCAAGGCCAAAGGGGCAAAACAGTCTGTCCGCTTAATGTAGACACAGAGCAGCAAAGGAGACTGGTTACTGAGCAG TTAAAGAGTTTATTTAAAGAACGAGAGGGAAAGGAGGCCCAGCAGGGTGACAGCAATGGAGCCTCTTCACCTCAAGACTGGACACCCACAGTTAAACTTGTTAGG GCTGCAGTGGACAGGAGAAACTGGCAACAAGCCTCGGGTTTGATGCCAGTGTtcgaggaggatgaagaggagattAGCGGCTGTccagcagaggaggaggaggaggagggagaggcagGAGAGGAGACCCATGATGAAAGCCTCCTTGATCAGAAACAGCAG ATCTCAGCTATGACTGCAGAAATCAACAATCTGAAGGCAAAAAATGACAGTCTGCTGCAAG CCTTAAGGTCAAAGAGGTCAATCTGGGACCGTAGCCCCCCCAAAAAGCTCTCAGATAAGTCTTCTCAGTGTTCAGATGAATATGGCCCAGAGTGGAAGAGGACACTTCCCCTTTATCCTGATGGAATATTCCTGGCTGAGCTTGTACACATCTGTAGCCCTGAtgaagaggagggagaggttAAATGA
- the LOC101480453 gene encoding uncharacterized protein LOC101480453 isoform X3, producing MLSYNATIAQLPGRLPQMMKGLEDEKKAAVSAENEKSRQCRELCEKGSIDQSTERAPGSLNRTLPEKQKVDTEMLELREALKEAETKAKILEEERNKALQQLQASIEMQRTLLSQIEETHKKLSHTAQDHSELQKELSEANNKISQACLEKAILSTQVLKLEDNIKEIKSKLTEALCDKDHLIQEKTNLLHRVQVLEMQTHNKQQQKDVVVKEDSKALREENEKIRGELEMIKKRLEISHHELQELTDEKIINTKQVTDLEVQCSQLIREKEELQSEIKGRREEMQEKCCEHRESVEVLELENQKLRNQCLRLEGEVFEKEKREEEYRKQDVVKVQTIEELKAVASHWTEKWQKVALTLQSTQEELEELKKNSRNKGGCDSLLRDELEKLELERSRSQARLHRDKDEGKGEGGQIPDKGTETCLSESSLLWDSESHPNKFLQVSIQSSEVQRLKQKLADKENELSEKEHALKTLERLREMEKNEAKIKISALELKLMKKLPEDGQDQGSILTDIFIRDSEEIPGKVNQILPSSKLQTQRQFYEVEDGKPSVQGQRGKTVCPLNVDTEQQRRLVTEQLKSLFKEREGKEAQQGDSNGASSPQDWTPTVKLVRAAVDRRNWQQASGLMPVFEEDEEEISGCPAEEEEEEGEAGEETHDESLLDQKQQISAMTAEINNLKAKNDSLLQALRSKRSIWDRSPPKKLSDKSSQCSDEYGPEWKRTLPLYPDGIFLAELVHICSPDEEEGEVK from the exons ATGCTGAGCTACAACGCAACTATTGCACAGCTGCCTGGCAGG CTACCACAAATGATGAAGGGCCTCGAGGATGAGAAGAAGGCTGCTGTAtcagctgaaaatgaaaaaagcagaCAGTGCAGAGAACTCTGTGAAAA AGGAAGCATCGATCAATCAACCGAGAGAGCTCCGGGCTCGCTCAACAGAACATTACCA GAGAAGCAGAAAGTTGACACAGAGATGCTGGAGTTGAGAGAGGCTCTGAAAGAGGCTGAGACTAAGGCAAAGATACTAGAAGAAGAGCGTAACAAGGCACTCCAACAGCTTCAAGCGTCTATTGAG ATGCAGAGGACGCTGTTGAGTCAAATAGAGGAGACGCACAAGAAGCTCAGCCACACTGCACAGGATCATTCTGAACTGCAGAAAGAGCTGAGCGAAGCCAACAACAAGATCAGCCAAGCATGCCTG GAAAAAGCCATCTTATCAACTCAAGTGTTGAAGTTGGAGGAcaatataaaagaaataaagtcCAAACTGACTGAGGCTCTGTGTGACAAAGATCACCTGATACAG GAGAAGACAAATCTTCTCCACAGGGTTCAAGTCCTGGAGATGCAGACTCacaacaaacagcagcagaaagatGTTGTGGTGAAGGAAGACTCAAAGGCTCTCAGAGAG gaaaatgaaaaaataagagGAGAGCTTGAAATGATCAAGAAGAGGCTGGAGATATCACACCACGAGCTACAGGAGCTGACAGATGAGAAAATCATAAACACCAAACAGGTCACCGATCTGGAGGTGCAGTGCTCTCAGCTGATCAGAGAAAAAGAGGAACTGCAGAGTGAAATTAAAGGCAGACGAGAAGAAATGCAGGAAAAGTGCTGTGAGCACAG GGAATCTGTGGAAGTCTTGGAACTAGAAAACCAGAAACTGAGGAATCAGTGTCTGCGTTTGGAGGGTGAGGTGTTTGAGAAGGAAAAGCGGGAGGAAGAGTATCGCAAACAAGATGTGGTAAAGGTCCAGACCATCGAGGAACTGAAGGCTGTGGCCTCACATTGGACAGAGAAATGGCAAAAAGTGGCTTTGACCCTGCAGTCTACACAAGAGGAGTTAGAGGAGTTAAAGAAGAACTCAAGAAATAAA ggAGGATGTGACTCACTGCTCAGGGATGAGCTTGAAAAGCTGGAGCTGGAAAGGAGCAGGAGCCAGGCACGTCTTCATAGAGATAAGGACGAAGGTAAAG GTGAAGGGGGCCAGATTCCAGACAAAGGGACAGAGACATG CTTATCAGAATCCTCTTTGTTATGGGACTCTGAGAGCCACCCAAACAAATTCCTTCAG GTCAGCATCCAAAGCAGTGAGGTTCAaaggctgaagcaaaaacttgcAGACAAAGAGAATGAACTGAGCGAAAA AGAACATGCTTTAAAGACTCTAGAAAGGCtgagagagatggaaaaaaatgaGGCTAAAATCAAGATTTCTGCCCTGGAGCTCAAG CTCATGAAAAAGCTTCCTGAAGATGGCCAAGATCAGGGAAGCATTCTAACAGACATCTTCATTCGTGACTCAGAGG agattccAGGGAAGGTGAACCAAATCCTCCCAAGCTCGAAGCTTCAAACCCAGAGGCAGTTTTATGAG GTTGAAGATGGGAAACCTTCTGTCCAAGGCCAAAGGGGCAAAACAGTCTGTCCGCTTAATGTAGACACAGAGCAGCAAAGGAGACTGGTTACTGAGCAG TTAAAGAGTTTATTTAAAGAACGAGAGGGAAAGGAGGCCCAGCAGGGTGACAGCAATGGAGCCTCTTCACCTCAAGACTGGACACCCACAGTTAAACTTGTTAGG GCTGCAGTGGACAGGAGAAACTGGCAACAAGCCTCGGGTTTGATGCCAGTGTtcgaggaggatgaagaggagattAGCGGCTGTccagcagaggaggaggaggaggagggagaggcagGAGAGGAGACCCATGATGAAAGCCTCCTTGATCAGAAACAGCAG ATCTCAGCTATGACTGCAGAAATCAACAATCTGAAGGCAAAAAATGACAGTCTGCTGCAAG CCTTAAGGTCAAAGAGGTCAATCTGGGACCGTAGCCCCCCCAAAAAGCTCTCAGATAAGTCTTCTCAGTGTTCAGATGAATATGGCCCAGAGTGGAAGAGGACACTTCCCCTTTATCCTGATGGAATATTCCTGGCTGAGCTTGTACACATCTGTAGCCCTGAtgaagaggagggagaggttAAATGA
- the LOC101480453 gene encoding uncharacterized protein LOC101480453 isoform X2 — MLSYNATIAQLPGRLPQMMKGLEDEKKAAVSAENEKSRQCRELCEKVLNLEKDLLHMRSALDRGSIDQSTERAPGSLNRTLPEKQKVDTEMLELREALKEAETKAKILEEERNKALQQLQASIEMQRTLLSQIEETHKKLSHTAQDHSELQKELSEANNKISQACLEKAILSTQVLKLEDNIKEIKSKLTEALCDKDHLIQEKTNLLHRVQVLEMQTHNKQQQKDVVVKEDSKALREENEKIRGELEMIKKRLEISHHELQELTDEKIINTKQVTDLEVQCSQLIREKEELQSEIKGRREEMQEKCCEHRESVEVLELENQKLRNQCLRLEGEVFEKEKREEEYRKQDVVKVQTIEELKAVASHWTEKWQKVALTLQSTQEELEELKKNSRNKGGCDSLLRDELEKLELERSRSQARLHRDKDEGEGGQIPDKGTETCLSESSLLWDSESHPNKFLQVSIQSSEVQRLKQKLADKENELSEKEHALKTLERLREMEKNEAKIKISALELKLMKKLPEDGQDQGSILTDIFIRDSEEIPGKVNQILPSSKLQTQRQFYEVEDGKPSVQGQRGKTVCPLNVDTEQQRRLVTEQLKSLFKEREGKEAQQGDSNGASSPQDWTPTVKLVRAAVDRRNWQQASGLMPVFEEDEEEISGCPAEEEEEEGEAGEETHDESLLDQKQQISAMTAEINNLKAKNDSLLQALRSKRSIWDRSPPKKLSDKSSQCSDEYGPEWKRTLPLYPDGIFLAELVHICSPDEEEGEVK, encoded by the exons ATGCTGAGCTACAACGCAACTATTGCACAGCTGCCTGGCAGG CTACCACAAATGATGAAGGGCCTCGAGGATGAGAAGAAGGCTGCTGTAtcagctgaaaatgaaaaaagcagaCAGTGCAGAGAACTCTGTGAAAA GGTCTTAAATCTGGAGAAGGATTTGTTACATATGAGGTCTGCTCTGGACAGAGGAAGCATCGATCAATCAACCGAGAGAGCTCCGGGCTCGCTCAACAGAACATTACCA GAGAAGCAGAAAGTTGACACAGAGATGCTGGAGTTGAGAGAGGCTCTGAAAGAGGCTGAGACTAAGGCAAAGATACTAGAAGAAGAGCGTAACAAGGCACTCCAACAGCTTCAAGCGTCTATTGAG ATGCAGAGGACGCTGTTGAGTCAAATAGAGGAGACGCACAAGAAGCTCAGCCACACTGCACAGGATCATTCTGAACTGCAGAAAGAGCTGAGCGAAGCCAACAACAAGATCAGCCAAGCATGCCTG GAAAAAGCCATCTTATCAACTCAAGTGTTGAAGTTGGAGGAcaatataaaagaaataaagtcCAAACTGACTGAGGCTCTGTGTGACAAAGATCACCTGATACAG GAGAAGACAAATCTTCTCCACAGGGTTCAAGTCCTGGAGATGCAGACTCacaacaaacagcagcagaaagatGTTGTGGTGAAGGAAGACTCAAAGGCTCTCAGAGAG gaaaatgaaaaaataagagGAGAGCTTGAAATGATCAAGAAGAGGCTGGAGATATCACACCACGAGCTACAGGAGCTGACAGATGAGAAAATCATAAACACCAAACAGGTCACCGATCTGGAGGTGCAGTGCTCTCAGCTGATCAGAGAAAAAGAGGAACTGCAGAGTGAAATTAAAGGCAGACGAGAAGAAATGCAGGAAAAGTGCTGTGAGCACAG GGAATCTGTGGAAGTCTTGGAACTAGAAAACCAGAAACTGAGGAATCAGTGTCTGCGTTTGGAGGGTGAGGTGTTTGAGAAGGAAAAGCGGGAGGAAGAGTATCGCAAACAAGATGTGGTAAAGGTCCAGACCATCGAGGAACTGAAGGCTGTGGCCTCACATTGGACAGAGAAATGGCAAAAAGTGGCTTTGACCCTGCAGTCTACACAAGAGGAGTTAGAGGAGTTAAAGAAGAACTCAAGAAATAAA ggAGGATGTGACTCACTGCTCAGGGATGAGCTTGAAAAGCTGGAGCTGGAAAGGAGCAGGAGCCAGGCACGTCTTCATAGAGATAAGGACGAAG GTGAAGGGGGCCAGATTCCAGACAAAGGGACAGAGACATG CTTATCAGAATCCTCTTTGTTATGGGACTCTGAGAGCCACCCAAACAAATTCCTTCAG GTCAGCATCCAAAGCAGTGAGGTTCAaaggctgaagcaaaaacttgcAGACAAAGAGAATGAACTGAGCGAAAA AGAACATGCTTTAAAGACTCTAGAAAGGCtgagagagatggaaaaaaatgaGGCTAAAATCAAGATTTCTGCCCTGGAGCTCAAG CTCATGAAAAAGCTTCCTGAAGATGGCCAAGATCAGGGAAGCATTCTAACAGACATCTTCATTCGTGACTCAGAGG agattccAGGGAAGGTGAACCAAATCCTCCCAAGCTCGAAGCTTCAAACCCAGAGGCAGTTTTATGAG GTTGAAGATGGGAAACCTTCTGTCCAAGGCCAAAGGGGCAAAACAGTCTGTCCGCTTAATGTAGACACAGAGCAGCAAAGGAGACTGGTTACTGAGCAG TTAAAGAGTTTATTTAAAGAACGAGAGGGAAAGGAGGCCCAGCAGGGTGACAGCAATGGAGCCTCTTCACCTCAAGACTGGACACCCACAGTTAAACTTGTTAGG GCTGCAGTGGACAGGAGAAACTGGCAACAAGCCTCGGGTTTGATGCCAGTGTtcgaggaggatgaagaggagattAGCGGCTGTccagcagaggaggaggaggaggagggagaggcagGAGAGGAGACCCATGATGAAAGCCTCCTTGATCAGAAACAGCAG ATCTCAGCTATGACTGCAGAAATCAACAATCTGAAGGCAAAAAATGACAGTCTGCTGCAAG CCTTAAGGTCAAAGAGGTCAATCTGGGACCGTAGCCCCCCCAAAAAGCTCTCAGATAAGTCTTCTCAGTGTTCAGATGAATATGGCCCAGAGTGGAAGAGGACACTTCCCCTTTATCCTGATGGAATATTCCTGGCTGAGCTTGTACACATCTGTAGCCCTGAtgaagaggagggagaggttAAATGA
- the LOC101480453 gene encoding uncharacterized protein LOC101480453 isoform X4: MLSYNATIAQLPGRLPQMMKGLEDEKKAAVSAENEKSRQCRELCEKVLNLEKDLLHMRSALDRGSIDQSTERAPGSLNRTLPEKQKVDTEMLELREALKEAETKAKILEEERNKALQQLQASIEMQRTLLSQIEETHKKLSHTAQDHSELQKELSEANNKISQACLEKAILSTQVLKLEDNIKEIKSKLTEALCDKDHLIQEKTNLLHRVQVLEMQTHNKQQQKDVVVKEDSKALREENEKIRGELEMIKKRLEISHHELQELTDEKIINTKQVTDLEVQCSQLIREKEELQSEIKGRREEMQEKCCEHRESVEVLELENQKLRNQCLRLEGEVFEKEKREEEYRKQDVVKVQTIEELKAVASHWTEKWQKVALTLQSTQEELEELKKNSRNKGGCDSLLRDELEKLELERSRSQARLHRDKDEGKGEGGQIPDKGTETCLSESSLLWDSESHPNKFLQVSIQSSEVQRLKQKLADKENELSEKEHALKTLERLREMEKNEAKIKISALELKLMKKLPEDGQDQGSILTDIFIRDSEEIPGKVNQILPSSKLQTQRQFYEVEDGKPSVQGQRGKTVCPLNVDTEQQRRLVTEQLKSLFKEREGKEAQQGDSNGASSPQDWTPTVKLVRAAVDRRNWQQASGLMPVFEEDEEEISGCPAEEEEEEGEAGEETHDESLLDQKQQP, translated from the exons ATGCTGAGCTACAACGCAACTATTGCACAGCTGCCTGGCAGG CTACCACAAATGATGAAGGGCCTCGAGGATGAGAAGAAGGCTGCTGTAtcagctgaaaatgaaaaaagcagaCAGTGCAGAGAACTCTGTGAAAA GGTCTTAAATCTGGAGAAGGATTTGTTACATATGAGGTCTGCTCTGGACAGAGGAAGCATCGATCAATCAACCGAGAGAGCTCCGGGCTCGCTCAACAGAACATTACCA GAGAAGCAGAAAGTTGACACAGAGATGCTGGAGTTGAGAGAGGCTCTGAAAGAGGCTGAGACTAAGGCAAAGATACTAGAAGAAGAGCGTAACAAGGCACTCCAACAGCTTCAAGCGTCTATTGAG ATGCAGAGGACGCTGTTGAGTCAAATAGAGGAGACGCACAAGAAGCTCAGCCACACTGCACAGGATCATTCTGAACTGCAGAAAGAGCTGAGCGAAGCCAACAACAAGATCAGCCAAGCATGCCTG GAAAAAGCCATCTTATCAACTCAAGTGTTGAAGTTGGAGGAcaatataaaagaaataaagtcCAAACTGACTGAGGCTCTGTGTGACAAAGATCACCTGATACAG GAGAAGACAAATCTTCTCCACAGGGTTCAAGTCCTGGAGATGCAGACTCacaacaaacagcagcagaaagatGTTGTGGTGAAGGAAGACTCAAAGGCTCTCAGAGAG gaaaatgaaaaaataagagGAGAGCTTGAAATGATCAAGAAGAGGCTGGAGATATCACACCACGAGCTACAGGAGCTGACAGATGAGAAAATCATAAACACCAAACAGGTCACCGATCTGGAGGTGCAGTGCTCTCAGCTGATCAGAGAAAAAGAGGAACTGCAGAGTGAAATTAAAGGCAGACGAGAAGAAATGCAGGAAAAGTGCTGTGAGCACAG GGAATCTGTGGAAGTCTTGGAACTAGAAAACCAGAAACTGAGGAATCAGTGTCTGCGTTTGGAGGGTGAGGTGTTTGAGAAGGAAAAGCGGGAGGAAGAGTATCGCAAACAAGATGTGGTAAAGGTCCAGACCATCGAGGAACTGAAGGCTGTGGCCTCACATTGGACAGAGAAATGGCAAAAAGTGGCTTTGACCCTGCAGTCTACACAAGAGGAGTTAGAGGAGTTAAAGAAGAACTCAAGAAATAAA ggAGGATGTGACTCACTGCTCAGGGATGAGCTTGAAAAGCTGGAGCTGGAAAGGAGCAGGAGCCAGGCACGTCTTCATAGAGATAAGGACGAAGGTAAAG GTGAAGGGGGCCAGATTCCAGACAAAGGGACAGAGACATG CTTATCAGAATCCTCTTTGTTATGGGACTCTGAGAGCCACCCAAACAAATTCCTTCAG GTCAGCATCCAAAGCAGTGAGGTTCAaaggctgaagcaaaaacttgcAGACAAAGAGAATGAACTGAGCGAAAA AGAACATGCTTTAAAGACTCTAGAAAGGCtgagagagatggaaaaaaatgaGGCTAAAATCAAGATTTCTGCCCTGGAGCTCAAG CTCATGAAAAAGCTTCCTGAAGATGGCCAAGATCAGGGAAGCATTCTAACAGACATCTTCATTCGTGACTCAGAGG agattccAGGGAAGGTGAACCAAATCCTCCCAAGCTCGAAGCTTCAAACCCAGAGGCAGTTTTATGAG GTTGAAGATGGGAAACCTTCTGTCCAAGGCCAAAGGGGCAAAACAGTCTGTCCGCTTAATGTAGACACAGAGCAGCAAAGGAGACTGGTTACTGAGCAG TTAAAGAGTTTATTTAAAGAACGAGAGGGAAAGGAGGCCCAGCAGGGTGACAGCAATGGAGCCTCTTCACCTCAAGACTGGACACCCACAGTTAAACTTGTTAGG GCTGCAGTGGACAGGAGAAACTGGCAACAAGCCTCGGGTTTGATGCCAGTGTtcgaggaggatgaagaggagattAGCGGCTGTccagcagaggaggaggaggaggagggagaggcagGAGAGGAGACCCATGATGAAAGCCTCCTTGATCAGAAACAGCAG CCTTAA